GCCATAGCCACAAGCAGCATGGTTACGGAGATGGTCATGGGAAAGAGCCTCGAGGATGCCGAGATCGTTACAAACAAGGCGGTCGCTGAGGCCCTGGACGGCCTTCCCCCGATAAAGATGCACTGTTCCAATCTTGCGGCGGACGCCCTACATGCCGCCATCAAGGATTACCGGGATAAGCACCAGTAATAATGTATCCCATCATCACAGGGTGAACCCAGCCTCTTAATCTGCCGGCACATGAAATCCAGCAAAGAGACCGTTATGGTAGCCATGAGCGGTGGCGTGGATTCCTCCACTGCGGCCGCTATCCTCCTTGAGGAAGGATACAGGGTCGTAGGGATCACCATGCTGCTCTGGGCTCAGGATGTGCCCGGCCTGGAAACCGGCTGCTGCGGAACGGAAGATCTGGCCGATGCCCGGGCGGTATGCGCCTCGCTGGGCATTCGGCATTACAGCCTGGACCTGCGCAGGGAGTTCATGGCGGAAGTTGTGGAGCCGTTTGTTCGGACCTATCTGGGGGGACGAACGCCGAACCCGTGTATATTGTGCAACGAACATCTGAAATTCCGCTATCTTTTGAAAAAAGCAATGGGAATAGGCGCCGACATGCTTGCCACGGGCCATTATGCCCGGATCGAACATGGGAGCGTCGCATACCGACTCCGGAGGGGTGTGGATCCCTCCAAGGACCAATCCTATTTCCTGTATCCCGTGGACCAGAAAATACTCTCGCGCCTCCTGTTCCCTCTGGGAGGCCTGAGCAAGGATGCGGTTCGGGTTCACGCCAGGGATTTGGGCCTGCGGGTTCACGAGAAGCCGGACAGTCAGGAGATCTGCTTCATCCCTCCCGGCGGGCTGAAGGAATTCATCGGCAAATCAACGGATGGCAGCATGCGGCCGGGGCCGGTTGTGGACACATCCGGGAAGAGGATCGGCACTCATGACGGGGCCGGGTTCTACACCGTGGGGCAGAGGAAAGGGCTGGGAATCGCCGCCGGGGAGCCGTTGTATGTCGTCCGCGTCGAGGTGGAGTCCAACACCGTTGTTCTGGGGGGCAGGGATGAGGCCGCCTCGTCGTGCTTGCGGGCGAGAAGTGCCCGTTGGATCTCCGGCGTCCCGCCCTCAGGCCGATTCCGGGGGCAGGTGCAGATCCGGCACCGCCACATACCGGCAGGGGCATGGGTCCACGCCCTACCCGACAGGTCCTTTTCCGTCGAATTTGATGAGCCTCAGCACGGTGTGGCCCCGGGCCAGGCGGCGGTGGTCTACGACGGAGAATATGTGCTTGGGGGAGGCTGGATTATTTAAACCTTTTGCCTGCCCGGGTGTCTAAATTGTCGGAAAGCCTTTGACCTATGGAAATAGACAGGGGGAATATGGATGAACGCAAGCTCGTCAATATGGCCCGGAGCGGCGATGATGGGGCCTTCGAGGAACTGGTACGCCGTAATCAGAAGGCCCTTTATTCCTTTGCCTACAGACTTTCCGGCAATGGGGACGATGCTGCCGAGGTGGTGCAGAATGCCTTCATCAAGGCCTACCGTTCCATCGGGAGGTTTCGCGGTGATTCCTCATTTAAAACCTGGCTCTACCGGATCACCGTCAATACCTTCAGAAACCACGTCCGGGATGAGGCAAAAAGAAAGCACCTTCCCATCGATGGAAGGGTCTTGCCGTCCGGTGATGACGTCTTCGCGGCGGTTTCCAGGAGACAGGAAATGTGGATGGTTCAAAAGGCCATGGAAAGCCTTCCACCGAGACAGCGCGAGGCTCTCGTCCTGAGAATTAATGAGGGATGCCGCTTCTCAGAGGTGGCGGACATAATGAAATGTTCCATCGGGGCCGCAAAGGCAAACTACCACCAGGCGGTGAAGAAGTTAAAGGCCGTAATTGGAGGCGAGTGAATATGACGTGCAGCGATCCATGGACGAGGGACCATCTGCCTGACCTGACCAGGGGAAGAATGTCCGTGGAGGAGACCGGGAGAGCAATGGCTCATCTGGAGGAGTGTCCGCAATGTGCGGAGGAACGCGCCCTCATAGAGGTACTTGAAGGGATCGGGATCCCGGATCCGGGTGTTGACTTCTGGTCGGCCCTGCCGGAGAAGATCACAAAAGGGATCAGGGGGGGGGAAGGTACCGGGCTCCGGTGGTTTGGCGGACTGGCCCTTGCGGGTGTAGCTGCGACGTTGCTTCTCTTTCTCCTCGTACCGGGTTCTCCCCATGTTGACCGCCTTGGACCCCTCATCGAAATGGGGCCCATTTCATTGGTGGACCTGGGGCTGGAACAGGATCTCCTTTCCAGTGAGAATGAAAATACTCTGGCAGTGGAGGATGTCCTGGAGATAGAGATCGGACTGACAGAGGAGGAGGCCGCCCTTATCTCTCCATTTACCGCCGGGGAGTTTGGGAACATATCCATGGACCCTGACACCATCGGCGAACTGGAGAGGGCGTTGGACGAGATGTCGAACAGAGGTTAAAGGAAGGTGAGATCATGAGAATCAGGCTACCCGTAATAGCGATCGTACTTGCCCTGTTCCTGGTTGGAACCCTGCAGGGGCCCCTTCGGGCGGAAGACAGGACAGATTCCCCATCGGAGCAGGACATCAGCCGGGTGAGGGAAAAGCTTGAGACGTTGAGGGCCTGGAAGCTGACGGAGTTTCTCAACCTCGAGGAACAGACGAGTGCCAGGTTGTTTCCCGCCATGCATGAGGCCGAGAAGGCACGGCAGAGGATTGAGGCCGGGAACCGGGTACTGATTCAAAGGATGGCCCAAAGCTTAAAGCGCGGCGATGTCAACCAGGCGGAGATGGCGAAGATCCTGGATCGTCTGCAGGAAAACCGAAAGGAGATTGCCCGAATTGAGGAAATGCACTTTACCAAGGTACGCTCCATCCTTTCGCCTGCCGATACAGCACGCTATATTCTCTTCCAGATCCGGTTCCGGCAGGAGATAAGGAAAAGGATAATCCGGGCGGGCCGGGAAGGCCGCGACAGGCGTGATTCCGGGGTCCGCCGCGATAACATGGGCAGGGAATATGGCGGCGACTCCGACCGAAGTGGTTCAGGGGGAGGAAAGGGCCGGTGAGGGGAATATCTTCGTGGAGTAACCCGTTAGGAGATGTGGTAAATCAGTTTTGATCCCATTTTTAAAATTTCGGCTTTTCCCTTTTCCCCGTTTCAAGTAAATTAACCACATGAAGCACGATGTCTCCGACCAGTCGGTGCGCCCCCGAACCTACGCGGCCATTACCCTCGGCTGCAAAACCAACCAGTACGATACAGCTGCCATTGTATCCGGGATGGAGGCGCATGGAATGACCCGGTCCGAACCGGGAACCGCCGATGTCCTTATTGTCAATACCTGCATGGTTACGGGTCCCACCGAAGCCCAGTGCCGCCAGGCCATACGCAGGGCCAGGAGAGCCAACCCGGACGCCAGGGTGATCGTGACGGGATGCATGTCCAGGGGATCTTTCAGCCGGCTCTCGGGGATGCCGGAGGTGGATCAGGTTGTTGATCCCGCCGAAAAGGGCAAAATACCCGGCATGCTCGGTTTCTTGCAAACGGCGCCGTGGGTTGACTGGCCCGAGGACCCCGGGGTAGGTGTCGATAACCGTGACCGGGGATTCCTGAAAATCCAGGACGGCTGTGATCATGCCTGTTCATATTGTATTGTTCCTTCCGTTCGGGGGAAGAGCCGCAGCCTGCCCGCAGGGAAGGTCGCCACGGCGGTACGCAGCCTCATGGAAGGGGGCCGCTCCGAGGTCGTCCTCACCGCCATTCATCTCGGGCTTTACGGGAAGGACCAATACCCCACAGCCACCCTCGATGATCTCCTCTGCCGTCTTGTCGATGAGGGTCTTCCAGGCAGAATTCGGCTCAGTTCCATGGAGCCCCTTGAAATTACCGGCCGACTTCTGGATATCATCGCCTCCTCAGAAGGCGGGATCTGCAGACACCTGCACATCCCGCTTCAGAGCGGGAGCGACGAGGTCCTGCGGGCCATGGGCCGGCCATATCTTCGAAGTGATTTTACCCGGATCGTCCATCGTGCCAGGGAACTGGTGCCCGGAATCGGGATAGGGTGCGACGTCATCTGCGGATTTCCCGGGGAGACGGAGGATGATTTCCACGGGACCGAGGTCCTTATCAGAGACCTTGCCATACCATTTTTGCATGCCTTTCCCTATTCGCCGCGACCGGGAACCCGATCGGCCGGCATGAGCGACGACGTGCCGCACCGGGTGAAGAAGGCCAGGGTCAGGGCGCTTCGAGAGGCGGCCACTGACAACCTCCGGAATTTTCTGGACAGCATGATTGGAGCGGAACTTACCGTTGTGCCGGAAAGTGCGTGGAATGGAGCAGACACCGTCGCCCTTGCCGACAATTACTCAAGGGTTGTCCTGAAGGCTGCCGATGAGCTGTGCCCGGGAAGCCTTGTGACAGCCACTATCGTAGGACGGGACGGGCTGTTTTTAAAGGGGATGCGATGACTGAAAATCGGCGGGTTCGAATGATCGTTCACGGGCGCGTACATGCTGTGGCCTTTCGGGCCAGTACGGTTCGCGAGGCGTCGGGAATGGGGCTGGCGGGAATAGTACGCAACCTCACCGACGGT
This region of bacterium BMS3Abin14 genomic DNA includes:
- the nifU gene encoding nifU-like protein — translated: MSMYSEKVMDHFRNPRNVGEIEDADGVGEVGNPTCGDIMKIYLKVKDDAIEDIKFQTFGCGSAIATSSMVTEMVMGKSLEDAEIVTNKAVAEALDGLPPIKMHCSNLAADALHAAIKDYRDKHQ
- the rpoE_1 gene encoding ECF RNA polymerase sigma-E factor, whose product is MDERKLVNMARSGDDGAFEELVRRNQKALYSFAYRLSGNGDDAAEVVQNAFIKAYRSIGRFRGDSSFKTWLYRITVNTFRNHVRDEAKRKHLPIDGRVLPSGDDVFAAVSRRQEMWMVQKAMESLPPRQREALVLRINEGCRFSEVADIMKCSIGAAKANYHQAVKKLKAVIGGE
- the mtaB gene encoding threonylcarbamoyladenosine tRNA methylthiotransferase MtaB, with translation MKHDVSDQSVRPRTYAAITLGCKTNQYDTAAIVSGMEAHGMTRSEPGTADVLIVNTCMVTGPTEAQCRQAIRRARRANPDARVIVTGCMSRGSFSRLSGMPEVDQVVDPAEKGKIPGMLGFLQTAPWVDWPEDPGVGVDNRDRGFLKIQDGCDHACSYCIVPSVRGKSRSLPAGKVATAVRSLMEGGRSEVVLTAIHLGLYGKDQYPTATLDDLLCRLVDEGLPGRIRLSSMEPLEITGRLLDIIASSEGGICRHLHIPLQSGSDEVLRAMGRPYLRSDFTRIVHRARELVPGIGIGCDVICGFPGETEDDFHGTEVLIRDLAIPFLHAFPYSPRPGTRSAGMSDDVPHRVKKARVRALREAATDNLRNFLDSMIGAELTVVPESAWNGADTVALADNYSRVVLKAADELCPGSLVTATIVGRDGLFLKGMR
- the mnmA gene encoding tRNA-specific 2-thiouridylase MnmA produces the protein MKSSKETVMVAMSGGVDSSTAAAILLEEGYRVVGITMLLWAQDVPGLETGCCGTEDLADARAVCASLGIRHYSLDLRREFMAEVVEPFVRTYLGGRTPNPCILCNEHLKFRYLLKKAMGIGADMLATGHYARIEHGSVAYRLRRGVDPSKDQSYFLYPVDQKILSRLLFPLGGLSKDAVRVHARDLGLRVHEKPDSQEICFIPPGGLKEFIGKSTDGSMRPGPVVDTSGKRIGTHDGAGFYTVGQRKGLGIAAGEPLYVVRVEVESNTVVLGGRDEAASSCLRARSARWISGVPPSGRFRGQVQIRHRHIPAGAWVHALPDRSFSVEFDEPQHGVAPGQAAVVYDGEYVLGGGWII